The nucleotide sequence CCATTGTGAAGGTCTAGAGTCTATAGAAAAATTATTGTCTGCAGCTTCGTTAAATGCAGTGTTATCCGTAAAAGCACCTTCATAGCGAACATCAATACCTAAACTACCAAGATTTAATCCTGCGCCTAATTGATAACCCACGGTAACATCTTTATCAACATTCCCTATTTTGAATGTTCCGTCTTCTATTTCGTTATTGGTGATGTACTGGAATGATGGACCTGCTTTAATATTTAGCGGACCTAAAATATTGACACCTAATAATACCGGTAAATCAATTTTATCTAGATTATAGTCGAAAGCTCCATAATCGGTAGTCAATTTAGTGTAAACAAGTTCTGGCTGAATAAAAACTCCTGAAATTTCAAATTTTCCAAACACACCAAAGTGATATCCAGCTTTGGATTCACCATCTTTCAAATCTGGGAAATCCTCTCTCGCTTCAGAAAATCCATTAATATCTCCCGTAGATCCATAATTTAATCCACCTTTTATTCCAAACTCTGACGACTGTGCCCATACCCCGGTTGATGCTAAACACAGCATAATGATTAAAATTTTCTTCATAATAATAGTTTTAGTTTCTATATCGAACGCAAAATAAGTCCTTAAATTTTGGCAGAAAATAACAAAGCCCTTTAAAATGAATTTAAAAGGCTTTGTTTTATAAAAGTTTAACGCTTTTTAAGCTTTTATTGGCCCGCCAAAAGGTTTAATCCATATGGCTTTGCCTCGAAACAGAAAATTTGTTTCTAACGAATATCTCGTGAACTCGCCCCGAGGTAGTTTACTTACGTTTAATAACTTTTTCTGAAGCTGCGATTATCGCGTCAGCGTTAAGTCCGTATTTCTCCATTAGTTGCTCAGGAGTACCACTTTCTCCGAAAGTATCTTTAGTTGCAACAAACTCTTGTGGAGCTGGTTGGTGCTCTGCCAAAGTTCTGGCAACACTTTCTCCTAAACCACCAAGGAAGTTATGCTCTTCAGCAGAAACTACGCATCCTGTTTTCTTAACCGATTTAATGATCGCTTCTTCATCAAGAGGTTTGATAGTATGTATATTAATAATTTCAGCACTAATGCCTTTTTCAGCTAAAGCTTCACCAGCTTGTATAGCTTCCCATACTAAGTGACCAGTGGCAATAATGGTAACATCTGTACCTTCATTCAGCATAATCGCTTTCCCGATTTCGAATTTTTGATCCTCAGGAGTGAATATTGGCACTTTTGGACGTCCAAAACGTAAGTATACCGGTCCTTCATGTTCAGCAATAGCAATAGTTGCTGCTTTGGTTTGGTTGTAGTCACACGGATTGATAACTGTCATTCCCGGTAACATTTTCATTAAACCAATGTCTTCAAGAATCTGGTGGGTAGCACCATCTTCTCCAAGCGTTAGACCAGCGTGAGAAGCACAAATTTTTACGTTCTTATTAGAATATGCAATAGATTGTCTAATTTGGTCGTAAACACGGCCTGTAGAAAAGTTTGCAAATGTTCCAGTAAATGGGATGTATCCACCAATAGTAAATCCGGCAGCCATGCCCATCATGTTCGCTTCTGCAATTCCTGTTTGGAAAAAACGATCTGGATTGGCTTCAATGAAATCAGCCATTTTTAAAGAAGGAGTAAGGTCGGCACAAAGAGCAACAACCTTTTCATTGGTTCTACCAAGCTCTGCCAGCCCGGCACCAAAACCACTTCTAGTATCTTGTTTTTCTGTATATGTATATTTTTTCATTGTATTCTTTTTTGGGAAAACGAGTTTAGTAATCGCCTAAAGTTTCCGGGTTTTGTGCCAGTGCACTTTCTAATTGTTCATCGTTTGGAGCTTTACCGTGCCATTCGTGCGTATGCATCATAAAATCAACACCATTACCCATTACGGTTGTCATTAGCACACAAACAGGTTTTCCTTTACCGGTATGTTCTTTAGCCTCGTTAAGTCCTTCGATTACTTTTTCGATATCATTTCCTTCAGCAATTTCTAAAACATCCCATCCAAAAGCTTCAAATTTAGCTCTAAGATCGCCCATGTTAAGAACAGTATCTGTACTACCATCAATTTGTTGGCCGTTTACATCTACTGTAGAAATTAGGTTATCCACACCATTTGCACCGGCATACATGATAGCTTCCCAGTTTTGTCCTTCCTGTAATTCTCCATCACCGTGCAAAGAAAAAACTAAATGACTGTCTTTATTCAATGTTTTAGCTTGTGCTGCACCCAAAGCTATAGACATTCCCTGTCCTAAAGATCCAGAGGCAATTCTAATTCCTGGAAGCCCCTCGTGAGTAGTTGGGTGACCTTGCAGGCGAGAATCGATCATTCTAAACGTGCTTAACTCTTCTACTGGAAAGTACCCGCTACGTGCTAGAACGCTATAGAAAACTGGGGAAATGTGACCATTGGAAAGGAAAAATAAGTCCTCACCAACCCCGTCCATATTAAAGCTAGGATCGTGCTCTAAAATCTCTTGATAAAGCGCTACAAAAAATTCTGTACAGCCAAGAGATCCTCCCGGGTGGCCAGAGCTTACTTTATGAACTTGTCTTACAATATCCCTGCGTACCTGGGTAGCAAAACTTTTTAATTCTTCAATGTTTGCCATTTATATAGTTATTGTTGTGAATATTTATTGCTAAAATAAGTCAATAATATGCTTTCTCAAAACGAAAGCGTATGAGTATTATTATAAGTGTTAAATTTACACTTTATTTTTGAAATATCATAATCCTTTAATTTGCAGAAATGTTAAGTATCTTTGCACCCATTAAATTTTTATATGGAATTTGAACTTTTAAAGACCGATCCCGCCAGTAAAGCCCGGGCCGGTAAAATCACCACAGATCACGGTGTTATAGAAACACCTATTTTTATGCCTGTGGGTACTGTTGCATCGGTAAAAGGAGTGCACCAAACAGAATTAAAACAGGAAATAAATCCTGATATTATATTAGGGAATACCTATCATCTTTATTTGAGGCCACAAACCGAAATTCTAAAAAAAGCCGGCGGCCTTCATAAATTTATGAACTGGGATCGCAATATTCTTACCGATAGTGGTGGCTATCAGGTATATTCCCTTTCAGAAAGAAGAAAAATAAAAGAAGAAGGCGTAAAGTTTAAATCTCATATCGACGGGTCTTATCATGTTTTTACGCCAGAGAACGTTATGGAGATTCAGCGTGAAATTGGTGCTGATATCATTATGGCTTTTGATGAGTGTACACCATATCCTTGTGATTACAATTACGCTAAGCGATCTATGCATATGACGCATCGTTGGCTGGATCGTTGTATTAAGCATTTTGGCGATACTCCACCACTTTACGGATATAACCAAACCTTATTTCCAATTGTACAGGGAAGTACTTATAAAGATCTAAGAAAGCAATCTGCGGAATATATCGCTTCTAGAAATTCGGAAGGGAATGCGATTGGAGGATTATCGGTAGGCGAGCCTGCGGAAGAAATGTACGCAATGACTGAAGTAGTTACTGAAATTCTTCCTGAAGAAAAACCGCGCTATCTTATGGGAGTGGGGACGCCGATTAATATTTTAGAAAATATTGCGTTAGGTATAGATATGTTTGATTGCGTAATGCCAACCAGGAATGCTAGAAACGGAATGTTGTTTACGGCACATGGTACTATAAATATTAAAAACAGAAAATGGGTAGACGACTTTTCGCCAATCGACGAGATGGGAATCACCTTTGTAGATACGGAATATTCTAAAGCATACGTTCGTCACTTATTTAGCGTTAATGAAATGCTTGGCAAGCAAATTGCAACAATTCATAACCTTGGTTTTTATCTTTGGTTGGTACGCGAGGCTAGAAAGCATATTTTAGCAGGAGATTTTAGAGTCTGGAAAGATATGATGGTAAAACAGATGGATAAAAGATTATAAAAAGATCATAGTTTGAAAATTTTAGACTGGTATATTTTAAAGCGCTATTTAGGAACATTCAGTATGATGTTGTTATTGTTTATCCCCATCGGGATAACTGTAAATCTTGCTGAAAAAATAGATAAGATTCTTGATAATGAAGTTCCTTTTGTTGAAGTAGCCGAATATTATCTGAATTTCACGATCTATTTCGCAAATCTTTTATTTCCGCTTTTTTTATTCCTATCTATTATATGGTTTACCTCAAAATTGGCTAATAATACAGAGGTTATTGCTTTTTTAAGTAGCGGTGTTTCTTTTTATCGATTTTTAAGACCTTATCTAATAGGTGCGACAATTGTTTGTATCGCTGCTTTAGGATTAAGCATGTTTCTTGCGCCTAAAGCAAGTAAGGGATTTAACGAATTTAAGTATGAATATCTAAAAAGAGGGCATGAAACCCAAGAAACCAAAGACGTTTATCGTCAGGTTAATGATAATGAGGTGATCTACGCAAGCCATTTTAGACCAAAAACGCATACAGCTAGTAATTTTACTTTAGAACATTTTGAAGGTAATGAGATGAAGTTTAAAATTAGTGCTTCCAGATTGAAATTTAATACAGAAGATTCTACCTATACTTTATCCAATGTCGATAAAAGAGTAGTAGGTAAAAA is from Zunongwangia endophytica and encodes:
- a CDS encoding outer membrane beta-barrel protein → MKKILIIMLCLASTGVWAQSSEFGIKGGLNYGSTGDINGFSEAREDFPDLKDGESKAGYHFGVFGKFEISGVFIQPELVYTKLTTDYGAFDYNLDKIDLPVLLGVNILGPLNIKAGPSFQYITNNEIEDGTFKIGNVDKDVTVGYQLGAGLNLGSLGIDVRYEGAFTDNTAFNEAADNNFSIDSRPSQWILSLSIAL
- a CDS encoding transketolase family protein, whose amino-acid sequence is MKKYTYTEKQDTRSGFGAGLAELGRTNEKVVALCADLTPSLKMADFIEANPDRFFQTGIAEANMMGMAAGFTIGGYIPFTGTFANFSTGRVYDQIRQSIAYSNKNVKICASHAGLTLGEDGATHQILEDIGLMKMLPGMTVINPCDYNQTKAATIAIAEHEGPVYLRFGRPKVPIFTPEDQKFEIGKAIMLNEGTDVTIIATGHLVWEAIQAGEALAEKGISAEIINIHTIKPLDEEAIIKSVKKTGCVVSAEEHNFLGGLGESVARTLAEHQPAPQEFVATKDTFGESGTPEQLMEKYGLNADAIIAASEKVIKRK
- a CDS encoding transketolase; this translates as MANIEELKSFATQVRRDIVRQVHKVSSGHPGGSLGCTEFFVALYQEILEHDPSFNMDGVGEDLFFLSNGHISPVFYSVLARSGYFPVEELSTFRMIDSRLQGHPTTHEGLPGIRIASGSLGQGMSIALGAAQAKTLNKDSHLVFSLHGDGELQEGQNWEAIMYAGANGVDNLISTVDVNGQQIDGSTDTVLNMGDLRAKFEAFGWDVLEIAEGNDIEKVIEGLNEAKEHTGKGKPVCVLMTTVMGNGVDFMMHTHEWHGKAPNDEQLESALAQNPETLGDY
- the tgt gene encoding tRNA guanosine(34) transglycosylase Tgt; this translates as MEFELLKTDPASKARAGKITTDHGVIETPIFMPVGTVASVKGVHQTELKQEINPDIILGNTYHLYLRPQTEILKKAGGLHKFMNWDRNILTDSGGYQVYSLSERRKIKEEGVKFKSHIDGSYHVFTPENVMEIQREIGADIIMAFDECTPYPCDYNYAKRSMHMTHRWLDRCIKHFGDTPPLYGYNQTLFPIVQGSTYKDLRKQSAEYIASRNSEGNAIGGLSVGEPAEEMYAMTEVVTEILPEEKPRYLMGVGTPINILENIALGIDMFDCVMPTRNARNGMLFTAHGTINIKNRKWVDDFSPIDEMGITFVDTEYSKAYVRHLFSVNEMLGKQIATIHNLGFYLWLVREARKHILAGDFRVWKDMMVKQMDKRL
- a CDS encoding LptF/LptG family permease, whose translation is MKILDWYILKRYLGTFSMMLLLFIPIGITVNLAEKIDKILDNEVPFVEVAEYYLNFTIYFANLLFPLFLFLSIIWFTSKLANNTEVIAFLSSGVSFYRFLRPYLIGATIVCIAALGLSMFLAPKASKGFNEFKYEYLKRGHETQETKDVYRQVNDNEVIYASHFRPKTHTASNFTLEHFEGNEMKFKISASRLKFNTEDSTYTLSNVDKRVVGKNGDIITKQTILDTVLPFEFDELTPETYIAETLNFSELKEFIDKESRRGSGNMNMYLVAAYKRVSIPVSAFILTIIAVAVSSMKRRGGMGINLAVGISLAFLFIFFDKIFGTIAEQSTFSPLLAVWIPNISFGILAVFLLLKAKR